One window of the Cryptomeria japonica chromosome 7, Sugi_1.0, whole genome shotgun sequence genome contains the following:
- the LOC131856360 gene encoding disease resistance protein L6-like — protein MASTSASSCNTGCQQENDHTNASEGIVPSPSTSVTASMGSLFSSCFSWFSFFISLCSTKSHSMPHRSTLSTRVRHDCQEISPSSSTTHAFEQVTPSPSTSGRSTMPERKLPYDIFINHRGPDAKKTLATDLYNTLNGMGLRVFLDSQELELGDYLPTEIEEVICRASLHIAILSPRYAQSPWCLAELSFMLKTCTPIVPIFYHVQPDDVRYAKGVYGHAFLEHEKKGRYTSKKLQEWKNALNNVSYNVGSIIHNEVTYVKQCLFRFVLLLFYMSGDGESLLKSIVNHVFFLSKFRSRSMAFASASSCNIGCQQENEHTNASEGIVPSSSTSVTTSIGSLFSSCFSWFSFLISLCSIKSNYVPDRSTSSTQLELGDLMPTEIEEVMRRASLHIAILSPSDEESLLKSIVNRVLKIIKNVLFVVSKHPIDLDEVVIDFERTMLQSAKSSHTVQIVGIWGMGGFGKTTLAKQLYNNKYIIIEKSSFLFDVRDVASKILLHNKQKNILEDFGLQGILVDNIEEGKGILANHLRSVQVPIILDDVDNEYQLDALVPNKDSLGWELPFVIWVSERISFSASEC, from the exons ATGGCATCTACTTCTGCTTCTAGTTGTAATACTGGATGTCAACAAGAGAACGATCATACAAATGCATCAGAAGGAATTGTTCCATCTCCATCTACTTCTGTTACAGCCTCAATGGGATCCCTGTTTTCATCCTGTTTTAGCTGGTTTTCTTTCTTCATTTCTCTCTGTTCAACTAAATCCCATTCTATGCCTCATAGATCTACCTTGAGTACTCGGGTTAGACATGATTGTCAGGAGATCTCACCATCTTCATCCACCACGCATGCTTTTGAACAAGTTACACCATCTCCTTCTACTTCTGGTAGATCCACGATGCCGGAGAGAAAGCTGCCCTATGATATATTTATTAATCATCGTGGCCCTGATGCTAAAAAGACACTCGCCACCGATCTCTACAATACCCTCAATGGCATGGGATTGAGGGTTTTTCTTGATTCCCAAGAGCTTGAATTGGGGGATTACTTGCCTACAGAGATTGAAGAAGTAATTTGCAGGGCTTCACTTCATATAGCTATACTTTCTCCGAGGTATGCACAATCCCCATGGTGTTTGGCAGAGCTTTCATTTATGCTTAAAACATGCACTCCAATTGTTCCTATTTTCTATCATGTTCAACCTGATGACGTCCGATATGCAAAAGGAGTATATGGTCATGCATTTTTAGAACACGAAAAGAAGGGTAGGTATACCTCAAAAAAGCTTCAGGAGTGGAAGAACGCGCTCAACAATGTTTCATATAATGTTGGTAGCATCATTCATAATGAAGT TACATATGTTAAGCAATGTTTGTTCCGTTTCGTTTTGTTGTTGTTCTATATGTCTGGTGACGGGGAGAGCCTGCTCAAGAGTATAGTTAATCATGTTTTCTTCCTGTCAAAGTTCAGATCCAGATCCATGGCATTTGCTTCTGCTTCTAGTTGTAATATTGGATGTCAACAAGAAAACGAGCATACAAATGCATCTGAAGGAATTGTTCCATCTTCATCTACTTCTGTTACAACCTCAATAGGATCCTTATTTTCATCCTGTTTTAGCTGGTTTTCTTTCTTAATTTCTctttgttcaattaaatccaattaTGTGCCTGATAGATCTACCTCTAGTACTCAG CTTGAATTAGGGGATTTAATGCCTACAGAGATTGAAGAAGTAATGCGCAGGGCTTCACTTCATATAGCTATACTTTCTCCGAG TGACGAGGAGAGCCTGCTCAAGAGTATTGTTAATCGtgttttgaaaataataaaaaatgtgcTATTTGTGGTTTCCAAACATCCGATTGATCTAGATGAAGTTGTCATAGATTTTGAGAGGACTATGCTTCAATCTGCAAAAAGCTCTCACACAGTGCAAATTGTGGGAATTTGGGGCATGGGAGGTTTTGGCAAAACCACTCTTGCCAAACAATTATATAACAATAAATACATAATTATAGAAAAGTCTAGTTTTCTTTTTGATGTTAGAGATGTTGCTTCAAAAATTTTATTGCATAATAAACAGAAAAATATTTTGGAGGACTTCGGTCTTCAGGGTATATTGGTTGACAATATAGAAGAAGGGAAGGGAATTCTTGCCAACCATTTGAGATCTGTTCAAGTGCCGATCATTCTAGATGATGTGGATAATGAATATCAATTAGATGCTCTAGTGCCTAATAAGGATAGTCTTGGATGGG